The following nucleotide sequence is from Cloacibacillus sp..
GCCGGTGAAGGATTCGACGAGGCCGATGAGCAGCGCGGCAAAGAGCGCGCCCGGTATGCTGCCGAAGCCGCCGAGGGCGACGACGACGAAGGCGATAAGGCTAAAGAGGCTGCCGACCTCGGGATGGACCGCGAGATAGGTGGTCATCAGGCCGCCGGCGATGCCGACGCAGGCCCCGCCGATGCCAAAGACGAGCAGGTATATTTTTTCCGTATCGATACCCATGAGTTCCGCCGCCTCTTTGTCCATCGCGGTGGCCTGTATAGCCCAGCCGAGGCGGGTCCTCTTTATAAGCCAGTAGACGACGGCGAGCACCACGAGGGCGAAGATGCCGGTGACGAGCTGGGGAACGGAGACGATGGCCCCTCCGACCTCAAAGGTCTTTCCGTCAAGGATGGTGCCGGAGAGCAGACGGAAGTTCGGCGAGAAGCGGTTCATGCAGAAGTTTTTGAGGAGCATCGAGAGGCCGAAGGTGGCGAGCAGCGGCGCCATCGCCGCCTTGCCGAGGCTTCTTTTGATAATCCATTTGTATGTGAGCCCTCCCATAATGAATAGGAAGATTCCGGCCGCAACCCAGGTAAAGAGCGGATCTATCCCCAGTATGAAGCCCATCCAGTAGC
It contains:
- a CDS encoding branched-chain amino acid ABC transporter permease, which codes for MSNFLQVLIDGILSGLLYALVVAGLSMIWGVMDVINFAHGEFLMVAMYICYWMGFILGIDPLFTWVAAGIFLFIMGGLTYKWIIKRSLGKAAMAPLLATFGLSMLLKNFCMNRFSPNFRLLSGTILDGKTFEVGGAIVSVPQLVTGIFALVVLAVVYWLIKRTRLGWAIQATAMDKEAAELMGIDTEKIYLLVFGIGGACVGIAGGLMTTYLAVHPEVGSLFSLIAFVVVALGGFGSIPGALFAALLIGLVESFTGFYVAAVLKYVAVFAIYLIVILVRPKGLFGW